One genomic segment of candidate division TA06 bacterium includes these proteins:
- a CDS encoding JAB domain-containing protein, with protein sequence MQARRSNRVSDLPRVERPREKLVAKGPQALKDTELLAVVLGAGYKGLSVLEISERLLKQYPLHRLLNLPVEKLNSLKGLGPAKACSLKASYELARRALSIDADILPTIRSPKDVANAVSSIRKNRKENFVAMCLNARNQIIRKETISIGSLNASIVHPREVFQPAVTESAASVVLAHNHPSGDVRPSDDDIQLTRRLVKAGEIMGIEVLDHVIVSEKGYLSMKEKGFI encoded by the coding sequence TTGCAAGCAAGACGAAGTAATAGGGTAAGTGATCTTCCCAGGGTGGAGAGACCCCGGGAAAAGCTGGTTGCAAAAGGGCCCCAGGCCCTCAAAGACACAGAGCTCCTGGCCGTAGTCCTTGGTGCCGGCTACAAGGGCTTGAGCGTTCTGGAGATCTCAGAGAGGCTGCTCAAGCAGTATCCCCTCCACCGGCTTCTGAATCTGCCCGTAGAAAAGTTGAACAGCTTGAAGGGATTGGGACCAGCAAAAGCGTGTTCTCTCAAGGCTTCCTACGAACTCGCGAGGAGAGCCCTTTCCATTGACGCGGATATTCTTCCCACTATCAGGTCTCCCAAGGATGTGGCCAATGCGGTATCAAGCATAAGAAAGAACAGGAAGGAGAACTTTGTAGCCATGTGTCTGAACGCAAGGAATCAAATCATCAGAAAAGAGACGATATCCATAGGGAGCCTTAATGCGAGTATAGTCCATCCAAGAGAGGTTTTTCAGCCGGCAGTAACCGAATCTGCTGCAAGTGTTGTTCTGGCGCACAATCACCCCTCAGGAGATGTAAGGCCTAGCGATGACGACATACAATTGACCAGGAGACTGGTGAAGGCTGGAGAAATAATGGGAATAGAAGTTCTAGACCACGTCATAGTCTCCGAAAAGGGATACTTAAGCATGAAGGAAAAGGGATTCATCTAG
- a CDS encoding DUF362 domain-containing protein → MDQETGEGWRNNGNRSSRPRHSLRKGILKHEGKGIHLVSLVFVSSGGNRYENVRSCLEALGEKLHSSLKGKKKILIKPNFVSTTKQTASSHVDAARAVLDVIGDSVEGAITIAEGAAQKPTSKGFRDFHFERLLESYDIRLLDLNTDEPVEVELFGRDLEPMMFRIAKTIVESDFRISLTLPKTHDTVIVTLAIKNMAVGSLLKDVYGDEKMKLHQGCRAINRSIARLAKIVPPSLSVIDGFEGMEGEGPELGNVVKLGWAMAGFDGLAVDTVAAHLMGIDPGVVGYLTMCREEGLGEGNLDRIGVEGVDHVSDLKKCLKFHSTYEKQLDWR, encoded by the coding sequence ATTGACCAGGAGACTGGTGAAGGCTGGAGAAATAATGGGAATAGAAGTTCTAGACCACGTCATAGTCTCCGAAAAGGGATACTTAAGCATGAAGGAAAAGGGATTCATCTAGTGTCTTTGGTTTTTGTAAGCTCTGGCGGCAACAGATATGAGAATGTGAGGTCCTGTCTGGAGGCCCTTGGCGAGAAACTGCATTCGTCTCTCAAGGGCAAAAAGAAGATTCTTATCAAGCCCAACTTTGTGAGCACGACAAAGCAGACGGCATCATCTCATGTTGATGCAGCCAGAGCGGTTCTCGACGTGATAGGGGATAGTGTGGAGGGGGCAATCACCATTGCAGAAGGTGCTGCTCAGAAACCAACGAGCAAGGGTTTTCGGGATTTTCACTTCGAGCGGCTCCTGGAGAGTTACGATATTCGATTGCTCGATTTGAACACTGATGAGCCAGTTGAAGTTGAGCTTTTCGGAAGGGATCTGGAGCCGATGATGTTCAGAATTGCCAAGACTATCGTGGAATCCGATTTCAGAATAAGTCTTACCCTTCCCAAGACTCATGACACTGTGATTGTCACCCTTGCGATTAAGAATATGGCTGTGGGGAGCTTGCTGAAGGATGTCTATGGCGATGAGAAGATGAAGCTCCATCAGGGATGTCGGGCGATAAACAGGAGTATCGCGAGGCTGGCGAAGATTGTCCCGCCATCACTTTCTGTCATAGATGGGTTTGAAGGAATGGAAGGCGAAGGGCCTGAGCTGGGCAACGTGGTCAAACTTGGCTGGGCGATGGCAGGTTTCGATGGCCTTGCAGTCGACACGGTGGCCGCACATCTTATGGGAATTGACCCGGGGGTGGTCGGGTATCTCACGATGTGTCGAGAGGAAGGATTAGGGGAGGGCAACCTGGACAGAATAGGAGTTGAGGGGGTTGATCACGTCTCGGATTTGAAAAAGTGCTTGAAATTTCACTCAACTTATGAGAAACAATTAGATTGGAGGTGA
- a CDS encoding TldD/PmbA family protein — protein sequence MFSFDFLKDIVTRREFIRRGASGGVTLVVAPPILKAILAASQGAKEEIPGWLSKKEMEKLLKVALSRGGDFADVFLERKLRRDINMDEGRINTVRFGIDQGVGIRVIKKDTTGYAFSDDLSMKKLKETARVASEVAHSAARSASISRSKPPHHVFARIPLESVAESEKLDLLKRADAAARGYDSRIRNASVDYHDETRRIVIANSKGVWIEDERPIIYFTVWAQASQNGKRHRGRSRRSGTKGIEFFEGHPPEEPALTAAKEAIVMLDAEEAPSGEMPVVVEAGWGGVLFHEAVGHGLEGDLVQAKTSFYYGKLGEQVASEHINLVDEGSIPGLRGSANIDDEGTATQQNILIEKGVLKGYMHSLLTARQFGAKPTGNGRRESYKHFPLVRMTNTYIMEGKTDPQDMFRATKKGLYAKAFWGGVVDTASGNFTFSVREAYLIEDGKVTRPVRGATLVGSGPEALRSIDMLGNNLGFGPGTCGKGQWVPVTSGQPTLRLSKITVGGTKSD from the coding sequence ATGTTTTCATTTGATTTTCTGAAAGACATAGTGACCAGAAGAGAGTTCATACGAAGAGGAGCAAGCGGTGGGGTGACTCTCGTGGTCGCGCCGCCTATCCTAAAGGCAATTCTGGCCGCCTCCCAGGGTGCAAAGGAAGAGATCCCGGGATGGCTTTCAAAGAAAGAGATGGAGAAACTCCTCAAAGTAGCTCTGTCCAGAGGCGGTGACTTCGCAGACGTATTCCTGGAGAGAAAACTGCGAAGAGATATCAACATGGATGAAGGAAGGATCAATACTGTCCGGTTCGGGATAGACCAGGGTGTTGGCATCAGGGTGATCAAGAAGGACACCACCGGATATGCCTTCTCGGATGACCTTTCCATGAAAAAGTTGAAAGAGACAGCCAGGGTTGCTTCAGAAGTGGCCCATTCTGCCGCTCGGTCGGCTTCCATCTCTCGTTCAAAACCTCCTCATCACGTCTTCGCCAGGATACCGCTGGAGTCAGTTGCCGAGAGTGAGAAATTGGACCTGTTGAAAAGAGCTGATGCGGCAGCACGCGGGTATGACTCGAGAATAAGAAATGCAAGTGTCGATTACCATGACGAGACCCGGAGGATAGTGATAGCAAATTCTAAAGGTGTATGGATTGAGGACGAGAGACCTATCATATACTTCACAGTCTGGGCCCAAGCCTCACAGAATGGTAAGAGGCATAGAGGGAGGAGCAGAAGATCAGGTACAAAGGGAATTGAGTTTTTTGAAGGGCACCCACCCGAGGAACCAGCATTGACGGCGGCGAAAGAGGCTATTGTGATGCTGGACGCAGAAGAGGCTCCAAGCGGTGAGATGCCGGTTGTGGTGGAAGCCGGGTGGGGAGGTGTTCTCTTCCACGAGGCTGTAGGACACGGACTTGAAGGGGATCTTGTACAAGCGAAGACGTCCTTCTATTACGGGAAGCTCGGTGAACAGGTAGCTTCTGAACACATCAATCTTGTTGACGAGGGTTCTATTCCGGGCTTGAGAGGTTCTGCCAACATTGACGATGAGGGCACAGCCACGCAGCAGAATATTCTCATTGAAAAGGGCGTACTCAAAGGTTACATGCACAGTCTTCTGACTGCAAGGCAGTTCGGTGCAAAGCCTACCGGGAATGGCAGAAGAGAAAGCTATAAGCACTTTCCTCTTGTCAGGATGACGAACACCTACATCATGGAGGGGAAGACCGACCCTCAAGACATGTTCAGAGCCACCAAGAAAGGCCTCTATGCAAAGGCTTTCTGGGGTGGCGTAGTCGATACCGCATCGGGCAATTTCACCTTTTCTGTCCGCGAGGCGTATCTTATAGAAGATGGCAAGGTGACCCGGCCGGTAAGAGGAGCTACGCTTGTTGGAAGCGGCCCCGAGGCCTTGAGGTCCATTGACATGCTTGGAAACAATCTTGGATTTGGGCCTGGCACGTGCGGTAAGGGGCAATGGGTTCCGGTCACTTCCGGTCAACCCACTTTGAGACTCTCCAAGATCACCGTGGGTGGCACGAAAAGTGATTAG
- a CDS encoding TldD/PmbA family protein — MDYEALVKDTLRKFKQAGADAEIFLQTGDSLEISVRDGNLENLKQSGSKGMGVRVFYKKKMSFVDSTDFSKGAVDSLVEKGLSLAKMAGKDEYNVLPEPREVTHRPEIYDPEIKRIPLDKKIELAKEVERRALSYHPLITKPEGCSYSDNSGKVIVANTLGISESYKATYFHVEIGVIAEKGESQQPGEYETGSRFFSDLMDIQTIAENAGRRAVAMVGGEPVKSQKAAVVFDRLTGERLLDGVSRALNGEQVALERSFLRGKIGEKIGSDLVTIVDDGIMNRGNASRPVDGEGVPTQRRVIIERGVLKGYFYNARGAARAKGKSTGSAARWGYGQPPGIGHHNFYLVPGELSSDEIITGTKKGLYVFQTIGFGVDAESGGFSVGASGVWIVDGKVVGPVARVAIASHMLEMLKGIDAVANDLIMDRSAACPTFRIKEMTIGGI, encoded by the coding sequence ATGGACTATGAAGCGTTGGTCAAAGACACTCTAAGGAAATTCAAGCAAGCCGGAGCTGATGCGGAAATCTTCCTCCAGACAGGGGACAGTCTGGAGATATCTGTGAGGGACGGAAACCTTGAGAACCTCAAGCAGTCGGGATCCAAGGGCATGGGTGTAAGAGTCTTCTACAAGAAGAAGATGTCTTTTGTGGATTCTACGGATTTTTCGAAGGGCGCAGTGGACTCACTTGTCGAGAAAGGTCTCTCGTTGGCAAAGATGGCGGGCAAAGATGAATACAATGTGCTGCCCGAACCACGGGAAGTCACGCACAGGCCTGAGATATATGATCCTGAAATCAAAAGGATCCCCTTAGATAAGAAGATTGAGCTCGCAAAAGAGGTGGAGAGAAGGGCTCTTTCATATCATCCCCTGATAACCAAGCCGGAAGGATGTTCCTACTCAGACAACTCTGGGAAGGTGATAGTGGCTAACACACTGGGCATTTCTGAAAGCTACAAGGCAACCTATTTCCACGTAGAGATCGGAGTAATCGCAGAGAAAGGCGAAAGCCAACAGCCCGGAGAGTATGAGACCGGCAGCAGATTCTTCTCAGATCTCATGGACATTCAGACAATTGCAGAGAACGCAGGTCGCAGGGCGGTGGCCATGGTTGGTGGGGAGCCCGTCAAGTCTCAGAAAGCCGCAGTGGTCTTCGATAGACTGACCGGGGAAAGACTACTCGACGGTGTCTCGCGGGCCTTGAATGGGGAACAGGTGGCGTTGGAGAGGTCGTTTCTCAGGGGGAAGATAGGGGAGAAGATAGGTTCCGATCTCGTCACCATTGTGGACGATGGCATTATGAATAGAGGTAATGCCAGCCGGCCGGTGGATGGTGAAGGGGTCCCTACACAAAGGAGAGTCATCATCGAGCGCGGGGTCCTCAAAGGATACTTCTACAATGCAAGGGGAGCTGCAAGAGCTAAGGGTAAGTCAACGGGAAGTGCAGCAAGATGGGGCTACGGTCAGCCGCCCGGTATAGGCCACCATAACTTCTATCTGGTTCCGGGAGAGCTCTCTTCCGATGAGATAATCACGGGGACGAAGAAAGGTCTCTATGTGTTTCAAACCATAGGATTTGGTGTTGATGCCGAATCTGGAGGTTTCTCTGTGGGGGCTTCGGGCGTCTGGATCGTGGATGGTAAAGTAGTCGGACCCGTGGCAAGGGTGGCCATAGCCAGTCACATGCTCGAGATGCTCAAAGGGATTGACGCTGTTGCCAATGATCTTATTATGGATAGGAGCGCAGCCTGTCCAACCTTCCGGATAAAGGAAATGACCATCGGTGGGATCTAA
- a CDS encoding methyltransferase domain-containing protein — MARNRKSTKKRVDWSDKEHAEALIEQRKFLWDEDYVELLARRIGIKPGKTIADIGCGLGYLSYTYGKFLEPKGRYIGVDVNKKLLHMARKAAARRKMGKLFRFVQGGALSIPLEDESVDVAMCQTLLMHLKEPESAVKEMIRITKKRGKVVAFEPSWEAGVGWNNLREPPIKERLEDLEFLSRIWEGQKRLGEGDVRIGERVPYLFMRNGLKKIQALKNNKVGWALIPPYDTPELKQRIKMTLSSLEKQKNKTSGEKRKEYLEGKRCYMAGGGDAESYKQAVRRRTGRFQRYNEGMMKMIRKERFYSVSTGPFYVIIGEK, encoded by the coding sequence ATGGCCAGGAACAGGAAGTCAACAAAGAAGCGAGTTGATTGGAGTGACAAGGAACATGCAGAGGCTCTGATCGAGCAGCGGAAGTTTCTCTGGGATGAGGACTATGTTGAGCTTCTGGCAAGGCGCATTGGCATCAAACCAGGAAAAACTATCGCCGATATAGGCTGTGGCCTTGGCTACCTTAGCTACACGTATGGAAAATTCTTAGAGCCAAAAGGAAGATACATAGGAGTAGATGTAAACAAGAAGCTCCTGCACATGGCGCGCAAGGCAGCGGCCAGACGCAAAATGGGCAAGCTCTTCCGGTTCGTGCAAGGGGGTGCCCTGAGTATCCCTCTGGAAGATGAGTCTGTTGATGTGGCAATGTGTCAGACTCTCCTGATGCACCTCAAGGAACCAGAATCTGCAGTGAAGGAGATGATCCGGATTACGAAGAAGCGCGGCAAGGTGGTAGCCTTTGAGCCTAGCTGGGAAGCAGGCGTTGGGTGGAACAACTTGCGAGAACCTCCAATAAAAGAGCGACTTGAAGATTTGGAGTTCCTCTCCCGCATTTGGGAAGGTCAGAAGAGACTTGGGGAGGGAGATGTGAGGATAGGTGAGAGGGTGCCTTACCTATTCATGAGAAATGGATTGAAGAAGATTCAGGCTCTGAAGAACAACAAGGTAGGTTGGGCGCTGATCCCTCCCTATGATACCCCTGAGCTGAAACAGCGAATCAAAATGACCCTCAGTTCGCTGGAAAAGCAGAAGAACAAGACAAGCGGCGAGAAGAGAAAAGAGTACCTGGAAGGGAAGAGATGCTACATGGCCGGGGGCGGAGACGCGGAGAGCTACAAGCAAGCGGTGCGGAGAAGGACTGGAAGGTTTCAGCGATACAACGAAGGCATGATGAAGATGATAAGAAAGGAAAGGTTCTACTCGGTATCGACCGGCCCTTTCTACGTGATAATCGGGGAGAAGTAA
- a CDS encoding 5'-methylthioadenosine/adenosylhomocysteine nucleosidase, whose product MMVRTKKLSYLAVVIIGVLSVSGCAHSIRSSPREPIGVMGALDSEIELIKEAMGQHSSTIVAGRTYYLGKIGVHRVVLVKAGVGKVNAAMVAQAMINRFGVKSVVFTGIAGGINPDLHVGDVVISNKVIQHDYGFLGKDGFHPGKIAIPDMEGGEMAVAYFEPDSHLVGVARRAASRVSFPTPDTTISLHVAGPIKVYEGCIVTGDQFIASEEKRAWLQETFDAYATEMEGGAVAQVCIINGVPFVIIRTLSDLANEDASIDIEKFFSYASHNSAMLVLEMLRLLP is encoded by the coding sequence ATGATGGTGCGAACAAAGAAACTCTCTTATCTTGCTGTCGTCATAATCGGAGTTTTATCCGTATCCGGGTGCGCCCACTCCATTAGAAGCTCACCTCGTGAGCCTATAGGAGTCATGGGAGCGCTCGATTCCGAGATAGAACTGATCAAGGAGGCTATGGGACAGCATTCTTCCACAATCGTCGCTGGCCGGACCTACTATCTGGGAAAAATCGGGGTGCACAGAGTAGTACTGGTGAAGGCCGGTGTTGGAAAGGTCAACGCTGCTATGGTGGCTCAGGCAATGATAAACAGGTTTGGAGTGAAGAGCGTTGTTTTCACCGGGATTGCGGGAGGGATAAATCCCGACCTGCATGTTGGAGATGTTGTCATCTCGAACAAGGTCATTCAACACGATTACGGTTTTCTGGGGAAAGATGGATTTCATCCAGGAAAGATTGCCATACCTGATATGGAGGGCGGGGAGATGGCGGTCGCGTATTTTGAGCCAGACAGTCACCTGGTGGGAGTTGCCAGAAGAGCTGCAAGCCGTGTCAGTTTTCCCACGCCGGATACCACAATAAGTCTCCATGTTGCCGGCCCAATCAAGGTGTATGAGGGATGTATTGTGACCGGAGATCAGTTCATAGCCTCAGAAGAGAAGAGGGCCTGGCTTCAGGAAACGTTTGATGCCTACGCAACTGAGATGGAGGGTGGTGCTGTCGCCCAGGTGTGCATCATCAACGGTGTGCCCTTTGTCATAATAAGGACTCTTTCAGATCTGGCAAACGAAGATGCCAGCATCGACATAGAGAAGTTCTTCTCCTATGCATCCCACAATTCTGCCATGTTGGTCCTGGAGATGCTGAGACTACTGCCGTAA
- a CDS encoding oligopeptide transporter, OPT family: MPKENFKPYIPPETSLREVTVAAVILGAILAVVMCAANIYLGLKAGMTVSASIPAAVISMGILRGILRRGTILENNIVQTVASAGESLAAGIIFTVPALLIAGAWTDFKFWPTTLIAMLGGTLGILFMVPLRKSLIIEEKELIFPEGVACAHVLKAGDKRGSGILYVFGALFLGMALKFITSAVVLVKSTVEFAWRSGRGLLYVGADISAALVGVGYIVGINIASLVFIGGALAWLVAIPIFVAVSGIPEGSALDAVWNIWSTQVRYMGVGAMVVGGIWSIIKVSRSMVRGFGEAVHGFKKTDSSISVRTAKDLEPNKVAVGIALVSILIFMLYVYLTRSASIALISGIAMVIASFFFVAVSSYIVGLVGSSNNPVSGMTICTILFVSGLLLVLGMSGQAGMIAALGVAGIVCCAACTAGDVSQDLKTGHLLGATPKRQQVMELLGVFVSAFAIAPVLTVLHKAYGIGTGTPGSLAAPQASLFASIVKAMFTDRNLPWNMILIGGVIGIGLIALDEILRKAKSPFRAHVMPVAVGIYLPLALSLPILLGGMASGAVRRFLRAKGKDSVSRAVRRGLLFSSGLIAGEAITGILIAGIIYAGLDLPIKLFENDFASLLLLLAIVLVLVLVSAVERERHNR; this comes from the coding sequence ATGCCCAAGGAGAATTTCAAGCCTTACATTCCTCCTGAAACCTCTCTTCGCGAGGTGACTGTGGCAGCAGTCATCCTCGGAGCTATCCTTGCCGTGGTCATGTGCGCAGCAAATATCTACCTTGGCCTCAAGGCCGGCATGACTGTTTCTGCATCCATACCCGCGGCAGTCATCTCCATGGGCATCCTTCGGGGCATACTGAGAAGAGGTACAATACTCGAGAACAACATTGTCCAGACAGTGGCTTCGGCTGGTGAATCACTGGCAGCAGGAATCATCTTCACGGTCCCCGCCCTTTTGATAGCCGGAGCCTGGACAGACTTCAAGTTCTGGCCCACCACTTTGATTGCGATGCTGGGAGGAACCCTGGGCATATTGTTCATGGTGCCTTTGAGAAAATCCCTGATAATCGAGGAAAAGGAACTCATATTTCCAGAAGGCGTGGCGTGCGCTCATGTCCTTAAGGCCGGAGATAAGAGAGGCTCCGGCATCTTGTATGTCTTCGGTGCACTCTTTCTGGGAATGGCCTTAAAATTCATCACCAGCGCAGTTGTACTAGTGAAGTCAACAGTTGAGTTTGCGTGGAGATCCGGGAGAGGCCTGCTCTACGTTGGGGCCGACATCTCCGCCGCCTTGGTCGGCGTAGGATACATAGTGGGCATTAACATAGCGAGCCTTGTGTTCATTGGAGGAGCACTGGCCTGGCTCGTAGCCATCCCTATTTTCGTGGCTGTGAGCGGGATACCAGAAGGGTCTGCACTGGATGCTGTCTGGAATATCTGGTCCACGCAAGTCAGATATATGGGTGTAGGCGCCATGGTGGTGGGAGGTATCTGGTCTATCATAAAGGTCTCAAGGAGTATGGTCAGAGGATTCGGAGAAGCTGTGCATGGCTTCAAGAAGACGGATTCTTCAATATCTGTGAGGACCGCGAAGGATCTGGAGCCTAATAAGGTTGCAGTTGGAATTGCATTGGTTTCCATACTCATCTTCATGCTCTATGTATATCTCACCCGCTCAGCCTCAATAGCACTAATATCCGGAATTGCAATGGTCATCGCTTCATTCTTTTTCGTGGCCGTCTCATCCTATATCGTAGGACTTGTCGGCAGTTCGAACAACCCTGTATCGGGGATGACCATATGCACCATCCTTTTTGTCTCTGGACTTCTGTTGGTCCTCGGAATGTCTGGCCAGGCCGGGATGATAGCCGCACTAGGTGTGGCGGGTATTGTCTGCTGTGCGGCATGCACGGCGGGTGACGTATCTCAAGATCTGAAGACAGGACATCTTCTTGGCGCCACACCCAAGAGGCAGCAGGTGATGGAACTCCTGGGGGTATTCGTGTCTGCTTTTGCAATCGCACCCGTTCTCACGGTCCTGCACAAGGCCTACGGCATTGGCACTGGAACACCCGGATCTTTGGCTGCACCACAGGCGTCTCTGTTTGCCAGTATTGTTAAAGCAATGTTTACTGATAGAAACCTTCCATGGAACATGATCTTGATAGGTGGAGTGATAGGAATTGGCCTTATCGCACTTGATGAAATCCTCCGCAAGGCGAAATCGCCCTTCAGAGCCCATGTGATGCCGGTCGCAGTGGGCATATATCTTCCACTCGCACTTTCATTGCCTATACTACTGGGCGGCATGGCAAGTGGAGCGGTCCGAAGATTCTTGAGAGCGAAGGGAAAGGACAGTGTTTCCCGTGCAGTACGTCGAGGTCTCCTATTCAGCTCAGGATTGATAGCCGGTGAGGCGATAACTGGGATTTTGATTGCTGGAATTATCTATGCTGGTCTTGACCTTCCCATAAAGCTGTTCGAGAATGATTTTGCATCCCTCCTCCTCCTTTTGGCAATAGTCCTTGTCCTCGTTCTTGTTTCAGCAGTGGAAAGGGAGAGACACAACCGCTGA